TCCTTTAGTATTTACTTTTCAGCTGGCTCTAAGCAATTAGGCCAGCTTTTTTATGCTCTCTCAAAAATAGGCTTTTGTAATTAATTCACTCTCACCTAAAAATTAGCTTTAAGCCATCAACTTGCAATTCAGTGTGATTTGCAAAATGCAAAAAAGTGTAACTAATTGAGGTTAGGTTTTTTTGTTTATGTAGCCGGTTGTTTTTAAAGACTTTATTTTTATTTGTTAGGGGGCGAATATGGTCTGCAATTTGCTATTTACAAGTAGTTCTCGTGAGTCATTAATTTTGGAGTAAATTATGAATGCTTTTAATACCTTAGAGTCTATAAATACGGTCAATATGGCTCGGTGGCATGAACTTGAGCAAATAATGGCTCACTCTATGAAAAACCATTACTTTAAAATGGTATATCAACCACTTGTGTCGTTAACCTCGGGTCAACTTATGGGCTTTGAGTCTTTAGTTCGATGTGAGTCTCCTCGCTACGGTATTGTTGGACCTGATGAATTTATTCCGCATGTAGAACAGTCAGGAATGATACTCGATTTAGGTGATTGGATATTAGAGCAAACCCTGCACGACTTTAGCAAAATGAAAAAAATAGGGATGGAGGGCATCACTATTTCTTTAAATATTTCACCGGTACAAATTATTGAAGGTGATGTGTTTTCTAAGGTAATGAAGCTGCTAAGAAAACACAATGTTGATCCGGCTTCAATAAAAGTAGAATTAACTGAAACGGCTTTGATCCATAGCCCTCATAAAATTGCTAAAACCTTCGAGCAATTTAATAAAGAAGGTGTAAAGGTTTGGCTGGATGATTTTGGGACTGGCTACGCCTCGCTTGGCTTATTGAGGCAGTTTAATATTGATGGATTGAAAATTGACCGCAGCTTTATTAATGGAATTGCAACTAATAATGAAGACTTTACTTTATGCAGTGCGATTATAGCTATGGCCCAGCGATTAGGCTTAGAAACGATAGCAGAGGGGATTGAACAGCGAGAGCAATTACAAATCCTTGAACAGTTAGGCTGCGATGTAGCGCAAGGTTATTTATTAGGTAGACCAAGTAGTTTGGAAAATAGCACAGCAACGTGGGTTAAATGATCTATAAAGTGGTATGTCTTGATTTGCAAAATGCGAAAAACAACTTATTCTAAAAGTATAAAACATAAAATACAGCTGTTTAGCACAATAATAAATAAAGGCCTTTTATGCCAATACCAGAAGAATACATCGATAATAGTATTACCCAGTCACATGTTTTGGCTCAGCTTGAGCAAGACGTTGGCTCACTTACGCTTGTTAGGTTGGTAAACTTATTTATTAATGAACTTGAAGAAATGCTTACACGCTTAGACGCTGCTATTGAAGAGCAAAATGTAGATAAAATTAAAGAGATAATGCATGTCCTTAAAAATTCTGCAGCGCTTTATGGAGCTATGACGCTCGCGGCCCTTGCAAGTCAGCTACATGATTCACCTCCTGTAAATATCAAAGAGAATATTAGCGCTGCACAAATAGTTCAGCATAACTTAGAAAAAACCCATGATGCGTATCAGCTTATGGCAAAAAATATTACCTAAGAGGCTGTGCTATGAATCAAACCAAACAAAAAGCGTTGGTGTATGTAGTAGAAGATAGTATTGCTAGTGGTGCACTATATGCTAGCCAATTAGAGCAAGCGGGGTATGAATGTAAACATTTTACAGACGGTTACTCTGCATTAGTTGCTATAAAAGAAGTTATGCCGGATGTAATTGTACAAGATGTATGTTTACCAGATATAAGCGGGCTTGAAGTTCTTCAGTTTGTTAAAAAGCAACCTACCCCAGCTAATGTAGTGATGATAACTTCTAACAGTTCTATTGATGTGGCCGTTGAGGCTATGCGCTTAGGTGGCTTCGATTTTTTAGAAAAGCCATTTTCAGGCCAGCGCCTAGTTAGCGCGGTAGAAAGTGCCTCTACCCAAAAAGAATCATTACCTCAAAATGTTCCTCAAGAAGAGTCTCACAGCGCATCTGGGTTTATTGGTGAATCTTTAGCGATGCAAACAGTTTTTAGGCTGTTAGATAGTGCCGCTCGAAGTAAAGCATGCGTATTTATTACTGGCGAAAGCGGCACAGGTAAAGAGGTATGTGCACAAACGTTACATGATGCAAGCCCAAGAAATAAAGGTCCATTTATCGCGATAAACTGTGCCGCTATTCCTGCGGACTTATTTGAGTCAGAATTTTTTGGCCATGTTAAAGGCGCTTTTAGCGGTGCATTAAGTGATAGAAAAGGTGCGGTAGAAGTTGCAAACGGAGGAACTTTATTTTTAGACGAATTATGCGAAATGGAGCTAAACCTGCAAGCTAAATTATTGCGGTTTTTGCAAACAGGTGTATTTAATCGTGTGGGCAGTAGCGAAGTTTTACACAGTAATGTAAGGCTTGTTTGTGCAACTAACCGTAGCCCTGTTGTAGAGGTTGCTGAAGGGCGATTCAGAGAAGATTTATACTATAGACTTAATGTTATTCCTGTTAAATTACCGCCACTGAGAGAGCGTGGTAACGATATATTGCTACTTGCTCGACATGTTTTAAAACAAAAAAGTGAGAGTAATGCAAAGCAGTTTATAGGTTTTTCACCAGAGGTAGAAAAGCTGTTTTGTAATTATGACTGGCCAGGAAATATCCGAGAGCTACAAAACGTAATTGAAAATACAGTTGTGATTAATGAAGGCGAAGTCATCGAGCTAGATATGCTACCTAGCTCATTCGGGGTTGACTCTACCGCTTCTGTAAAAACAGCGAGTACACTACCTGCAAACAACCCCACACAAGCAGGTGCGCTAATGGGTGTACATGACATAGAGCCATTATGGCAAATAGAAAAGCGTGCTATTGAATCTGCTATAGAAATTTGTGACGATAACATTCCACTCGCCGCTGCTTATTTAGGTGTAAGTGCATCTACAATATATAGAAAAATAAAAGGTTGGTCTTAACATCCCTCCACATTAGCGGTGTAATTAAAACGACACCGTGAGCAAAAAAACGTCTTGGTTACATTTTCATGGTTGAAATAAAAAAAGATACCCTAAGCTCTATTACTACACCCCAAGTTTAATAGTAAAAGGAGATCACAATGAGTAACGTTAATTTACAACCAGCCAGCGTAATGCAGCCGTTAGTA
The sequence above is drawn from the Pseudoalteromonas espejiana DSM 9414 genome and encodes:
- a CDS encoding putative bifunctional diguanylate cyclase/phosphodiesterase, with protein sequence MNAFNTLESINTVNMARWHELEQIMAHSMKNHYFKMVYQPLVSLTSGQLMGFESLVRCESPRYGIVGPDEFIPHVEQSGMILDLGDWILEQTLHDFSKMKKIGMEGITISLNISPVQIIEGDVFSKVMKLLRKHNVDPASIKVELTETALIHSPHKIAKTFEQFNKEGVKVWLDDFGTGYASLGLLRQFNIDGLKIDRSFINGIATNNEDFTLCSAIIAMAQRLGLETIAEGIEQREQLQILEQLGCDVAQGYLLGRPSSLENSTATWVK
- a CDS encoding Hpt domain-containing protein is translated as MPIPEEYIDNSITQSHVLAQLEQDVGSLTLVRLVNLFINELEEMLTRLDAAIEEQNVDKIKEIMHVLKNSAALYGAMTLAALASQLHDSPPVNIKENISAAQIVQHNLEKTHDAYQLMAKNIT
- a CDS encoding sigma-54-dependent transcriptional regulator; its protein translation is MNQTKQKALVYVVEDSIASGALYASQLEQAGYECKHFTDGYSALVAIKEVMPDVIVQDVCLPDISGLEVLQFVKKQPTPANVVMITSNSSIDVAVEAMRLGGFDFLEKPFSGQRLVSAVESASTQKESLPQNVPQEESHSASGFIGESLAMQTVFRLLDSAARSKACVFITGESGTGKEVCAQTLHDASPRNKGPFIAINCAAIPADLFESEFFGHVKGAFSGALSDRKGAVEVANGGTLFLDELCEMELNLQAKLLRFLQTGVFNRVGSSEVLHSNVRLVCATNRSPVVEVAEGRFREDLYYRLNVIPVKLPPLRERGNDILLLARHVLKQKSESNAKQFIGFSPEVEKLFCNYDWPGNIRELQNVIENTVVINEGEVIELDMLPSSFGVDSTASVKTASTLPANNPTQAGALMGVHDIEPLWQIEKRAIESAIEICDDNIPLAAAYLGVSASTIYRKIKGWS